TCCCGCCACGCTGTGGTGCCGGCGGCAATTCCACCCAGCGCAGCGCGACCACGGCCAGCACCAGTGCCGCGCTGGCCGCGGCAAAGGGGATCAGCGGCGAAGCCTCGCGCAGCCGCGCCGTCAGCACCGGGGCCACCGCGCCGGCCAGGCCGATGCCGAGCAGCGACGCCAATACCAGGAACGACGAAGCCGACCCCTGCAGCCGCCGCGCGATGATCACCATGGGCGGCGCGCGCAAGGCCGAAGAGGTGGCCGCCCATAACGCGGTGAGGGCAAGCAGCAGCACCGGCGAGGAAGCCGACGGCAGCAGCACGAACGCCAGCGCGGAAATGACCGACAGCGCCAGGATCCAGCCGCCGAGCCGGCGCATGCCGTTGGCGACACGGTCGGCGGCGATGCCCAGCGCCAGGTCCATGGCGACGAAAATCACCTGGTCCATCACCAGGATCCACGCCACCTGCGCGCGGGGGATGCCTGCCTGCGTGGCCAGCTGCGGCAGGAACGCCACGTAGAGGGTCCACGTGACCGCCAGCAGGAACTGCACGGAGCAAAAGATCAATGCGCGCATGCGGGCTAATGCCGTTCAGATAAGGTATCGAGCACTATTGTCATTCCCGCGGAGGCGGGAATCCAGCGTCTTTTGAAGTCACTGGGTTCCCGCCTCCGCGGGAACGACGGTGGTTAACTGAACAGCATTAGCGCATGCGCATGCGGGCCACCTTGCCCGGTGTTTTTCCCTGGAAGGATAGGGCAGGGATGGCAGGGCGGTGGCCGGCGCGCCTTCAGCCGCCGGGCCTGACCGACCGGATCAGGTTGTTGCGCAACGTCGCGACCGCTTTCTGCAGGCGGGCGAACTCGTCCGGCGCCAGGCCGGTGGCATCGGCCAGGCTGCCTTCGAGGCGCTTTTCGCGCAGGCGCCGGCCGCTGCGGGTCAGGCTGACCCGCACCTGGCGCTCGTCCTCGGGATCGCGCTGCCGCTCGACGTAGCCCATGGCTTCCAGCTTCTTCAGGATCGGCGTCAGCGTGTTCGATTCAAGGAAGAGCTTTTCGCCCAGGCTGCCCACGGTCTGGTTGTCCTCCTCCCACAACGCCACGATGGTGATGTATTGCGTGTAGGTCAGGCCCAGCTGTTCGAGGATGGGCTTGTACGCCTTGCCGAACGCCAGGTTGGCGGAATAGACGGCGAAGCACAGGAAATCGGACAGCTTGGGGTCCGCGGCGGCGGCCTTGTCGGCGGCCTTGTCGGTGGCTTTCATGGGCTGGCTCCCGTGTCTGGATGGCGATGTGCGAAATTATAGGTCGTATGCGATTGCATCGGTGGTGCGATAAACGTTTGCGACCCATGGCCCGCGGTCCGCGCCGTGGTCGGCACGGACCGGGCCGGCGCGCCTGCGTCAGCCGGTGATGACGTTCAGCACCACGTCGATGTTGCCGCGCGTGGCCTTGGAGTACGGGCAGATTTCATCGGCGGCATGCGCCACCGCCGTCGCCACGTCGTGCGGCACGCCGGGCATGCGCACGTTCAGGCGGGCCTGCAGCAGGTACTCGCGGCCGGTCTGGCCCAGGTCCACCTCGATCTCGACGGCAAGGCCGGATGGCAGCGTCAGCTTGTGCGTCTTGGCCGCAAGGCCCACCGCGCTGATGTAGCACGCCGACCACGCAGCCGCGAACAGCCGCTCGGCGGTGGGGTGCGCATCGCTGCCGTCGAAGACGTGCGTGGGGTTGGCTTCGCTGCCGGGCGACGACAGCCGCATGTCGACGGTGCCGTCATGTCCGCGGGGCGTGTTGCCGGCGGCGCTGAGGGTGGTGTAGGTCTTGCCGGTGGCCAGGACTTTGTCGATCTTGCTCATGGTGGGGTTCCTTTGGGTCAGGGTGTCGGTTTTATATCGCATTAGATTAAATCGCATACGATATATATCGGTAAAAAATAAGCAGCGCTTCCGCTGATCTGTCGCAATAGATTAGATCGCATGCGATGGAAATCATGATGGGATACGAAACGACTGAAGTCAAGGAGAATTTCCACGCCACCGTGCAGCTGTGCGGGGCGCGCCTCAGTCTTCCTCGACAAAGAACTCGATCGCTTCCTGGCCGGCGTCGCCGGGCGGCGAGAACGTGATCCAGCCGTGGCCCCGCAGCGTGATCTCGTCACGGCGCAGCATCAGGCTGTCTTCGCCGTCGATGCGCACGTGGGTGCCGTTGGAGCTGCGGTCGATCAGCACGAAGCGGCCGCCGCGCGGCTCGACGGTGGCCTGGAAGCGCGACACCTGCCGGTCCAGGATGACGATGCTCATGGTGCCGTCGCGGCCGATGGTCAGCGGCGCCGAGGTGGCGTCCATCTCGAACAGGGTGTCGCGGTAGCGCAGCGACAGGAACAGCGAGCGGCGCACGGCGACGTCCATCGGGGCGACCAGGGTCAGCTCGGTGTTCTGTTGCCAGATCCCCTCGTACAACTCCACCAGCTGGTGCTTGCCGCGCACCTGGATCGGATACAGCGCGCGCGTCATCTGCCGCAGCGGTGCCGACAGCTGCTCGACAGCATGCTTGCTGGTGATGATCTGCCCGCGCGAGGCCAGCTTGACCAGCCGCGCGGCCAGGTTGACGGTGTCGCCGAACACGTCGCCGCCTTCGTCCGACAGGATCGGGCCATGGTGGAAGCCGATATGGATCGACAGGGCAATGCCGGCGATCGGCGCCAGCCCCGCCACGCCTTCCTGCATGTCGAATGCGGCCTGCATCGCATGGTCGGCAGCGGGGAACAGCACCATGATCTCGTCGCCGATGGTCTTGACCACGCGCCCCTGCGCCAGCGCGGCGCGCGTCTTCATCAGCGCCAGGCACTGGCGGATGGCGGCGAGTGCTGCCGCGTCGCCGGCCTTGTCGTAGAGCCGCGTGCTGTCGCAGATGTCCGCGAACATCACGGCGCCGTCGCATTGGTCGGCTGGCGAACCTGGATCCTTTTGCATCACCGGCGATGTTGTCAGTTTTCCGGGCGGGCCGCGCCGGGCTACTTCAGGCGGCGCGCCACGTCTGCATGATAGGAATTCCACTGCCGGATTGCTGCCCCGCACGCGCTCGCCGGCGGTGCGCGAAGCCTCAGGTGTGGCGTGGCGCCGACTAGAATGAATCAGCCTCTTTTTTGTCCCTGCAACCGTGAGGAAGATGCCATGGCGGAAATCGAGAAAGACAAGGTCGTCGGGGTGCTGAACCAGATACTGGAAGCCGAACTCGCCGGGGTTGTGCGCTATACGCACTATTCCTTCCTGGTGTTCGGTTTCGGCCGCATCCCGGTGGTGTCGTGGCTGCGCGAGCAGGCCAACGAATCGCTGCTGCATGCGCAGCAGGCCGGGGAGTGGATCACCACCCTGGGCGCGTATCCCTCGCTCGGCATCGCCGCGCTGCTGGACAGCCACACCACCGACATCGGCACCATCCTGCGCGAATCGCTGGCGACCGAGCGGCAGGCGCTGGACCTGTACCGCCAGCTGCTGGGCCTGGTCGAGGGCCGCTCGGTGGCGCTGGAAGAATATGCGCGCGAGTCGATCCAGCTGGAGGAACTGCATGCCGGCGAGGTCGAGAAGATGCTGCGCAAGCCTGGACAAACTTAGGTCGGGGCGAATCCGTACCGAGGGCGCGCATGTGGCCCGGGTGACGGAAAGGTTGCCCGAGCCCTCTGGCTCGCCTAGACTGGATTGCGGCCGGCGCTGAGCGCAAGGCTGGCGTACCGATGTGAACCTTTGCGGCTTGCACCGCAGGGAGACGATCGATGTTGCCCACGCCCATTTCCGAGAAAGCGCTATCCCGCGGGTTGCTTGACGTCCTGATCCGCGCCGGGCTGATCGCCGTCCTGGCGATTTTCTGCTTCCAGATCTTCCATCCGTTCGTCGACCTGCTGCTGTGGGCGGTGATCCTGGCGGTCACCATGTACCCGCTGCAGGTCAGGCTGCGCGCGCGCCTGGGTGGCCATGACGGGCGCGTCGCCACGCTGATCGTGGTGCTGGTCCTCGCCATCATCCTGGTGCCGACCTACCTGCTGGGCGAGGCCCTGGTCGGATCGGTGGAGAACGCCATCGCCATGGTCAGGGACGACCGCGTGCATATCCCGATGCCCGCGGAGTCGGTCGCCGCGTGGCCGCTCGTCGGGCAGCAACTCTACGATTTCTGGCTGCAGGCGGCCACCGACATGACTGCGGTGATGGAAAAGCTGATGCCGCAGCTCAAGGGTTTCAGCCTGGCGCTGCTGGGCAAGCTGGCCGGCGTCGGCGTGGCCCTGCTGGTCCTGCTGTTCGCGCTGATCATCGCCGGCATCATCATGGCCTACGGCGAGGAAGGGACGCGCAGCGCCAGGCAGATCGCCTCGCGCGTGTTCGGGCCGGAACGCGGCCCGCGGCTGGCCATGCTGTGCACCGCCACCATCCGCGCGGTGGCGCAGGGCGTGGTGGGGATCGCCTTCATCCAGATGCTGCTGATCGGCGTCGCCTTCGTGGTCAAGGGCATTCCCGGCGCCGGCCTGCTGGCGCTGGCGGTGCTGCTGCTCGGCATCATGCAGCTGCCGGCGACGCTGATCACCATCCCGATAATCATCTTTGTCTTTGCCACCGAGGGTGCCAGCGTGGCGAGCGTGGTATTTGCCGTCTACACCTTTGTCGCGGGACTGGCCGACAACGTGCTCAAGCCGCTGATGCTCGGCCGTGGCGTGGATGTGCCGATGCCGGTGGTGCTGATCGGCGCGCTGGGCGGGATGGTCACAGGCGGCGTCATCGGGCTGTTTATCGGCCCCGTGATGCTGGCCGTGGCCTACCGGCTGTTCTGGCAGTGGGTCGAGGACCAGCCGCCTGCGCAGCCGCAGCCTGCCCAGCCGGTGCCCGAATCCATCGAGCAGAGCGCGGAATAGGGCGCGAAACAGAGCGAGCCGGCCCGCCCGATGCGCGCCCGCAACCGGCCGAACGGAATGCTGCTGGCCGGCGCGTTGTGCCTGGGCGCGTGCGCGCGGGTGGGGCCGGATTTCCAGCCGCAGCGCGAGGCGTGGACGCCGTCCTGGGACAGTCCGGCGCTGCAGCGCGCCACCGAGCAGCGCCCGGCGCCCGACCTGCGGCAGTGGTGGCAGGTATTCGGCGACCCCACGCTGGAGCGACTGATCGCCGAGGCCGATGCCAACAATGCCGGCCTGCGCATCGCCGGCCTGCGCGTGATGGAGGCGCGCGCGCAGCTCGGCATCGCCCAGAGCGGCCGCTACCCGCAGCTGCAGCAGGTGAGCACCGACGCGCTTTATACCTCCAGCCGCCAGGCCGGCGGGCGCAATCCGCAGAACAGCCGCTTCTGGCAGTTCAGCGCGGGTTTCGACATCGGCTGGGAGCTGGACTTCTGGGGGCGCTTCAGCCGCGCCATCGAATCGGCCGATGCCGCGTATTTTGCCGCGCGTGCCAACCACGAGGATGTGCTGGTGCTGCTGCGCGCCCAGATGGCCGAGACCTACTTCGCGCTGCGCACCGCCGAGGCGCGGCTGCGCATCGCCCGCGACAATGCCCGGCTGCAGCAGCGCAGCTATGAAATCACCGAGCGCCTGTTCCGCAGCGGCGAGACCGACGAGCTCGACCTGCAGCAAGCCAAGACGCAGTACCTGGGCACGCTCAGCAGCATCCCCGAGTTCGAGGGCCAGATCCTGCGCACGCGCAATGCGCTGGCGGTACTGGCGGGCCATCCGCCCGGCGCGCTGCCGGAGCTGCCCGACCTCGCGCAGCGGGAAGGGGCGCTTCCGCTGATCGACCGCGCCGTGGTGCAGGACGTGCCGGCCAGCCTGCTGCTGCGCCGTCCGGATGTGCGCGCCGCCGAGCTGCAGATCGCGGCGCAGTCGGCGCTGATCGGCGTGGCCGAGGCCGATCTCTACCCGTCGCTGTCGCTGCTGGGCAGCATCGTCTGGTCCGCCGCCACGCTGGCCGGCACGCCCAACACGCTGGCGCTGGTCGGCGGGCCCAGCCTGCGCTGGAACGTATTCGACTATGGCCGCATCCGCAACAACGTGCGGGTGCAGGATGCGCGTTTGCAGCAGCTGATCGTGGCCTACCAGGACGCGGTGCGGCAGGCCGCGCGCGAAGCGGACGATGCCGCCAGCGGCCTGCTCAAGTCGCTGGAGCGCGAACAGATCCTGCGCGAAGGCACCGTCGCCGCCAACCGCTCGCTGTCGCTGGCCAACTCGCTCTACCGCGAGGGCTATTCAGACTTCCAGCGCGTGCTGGACGCGCAGCGCGCGCTGGCGGCCCAGCAGGATGCCTACGTGCTCAACCGCAGCAGCGCCGTGAGCAACCTGATCGCGCTGTACAAAGCGCTGGGCGGCGGCTGGCACAGCGAACTGCCGCTGGTGGACCCGGCGACGCGCCAGCAGATGCAGCAGCGCACCAACTGGGGCGACCTGTTCGACCAAGCCGGGCGGCCGGCGGTGCCTGCCGGCGCCGGCGTTCCTGCGACATCACGGCAGGTATCCAATGTGGAGGACCGATGAGCGACACGCCGCAGCCCGCAGCGGTTCCGCCCCCGCCCGTGCCCTCGCCACCCGCGCCGCCACCCGCGCCGCCACCCGCGCCGGCGCCGGCCGCCGATCCGGCAAGGAAAGGCATCCGCTGGGTCCTCGTGCTGATCGCCGTCAGCCTGGTGTGGTACCTGCTGGCCGACCGGCTCACGCCCTATACCCAGCAGGCGCGCGTGCAGGCCTTCGTGGTGCCGGTGGCATCCGAGGTGGCGGGGCGCGTGACCCGTGTCCATGTGCGCAACAACCAGGACGTGGCGGCTGGCACGGTGCTGTTCGAGGTCGACCCGCAGCACTACCGGATCGCCGCCGACCGCGCGCGCGCCGACCTGGAGTCGACGCGCCGGCAGATCGGCGCCAGCACCGCCGGCATCGAATCGGCGCAGGCGGCGCTGCGCGCGGCGCGCGCCAACGAGGTCAAGGCGCGCCAGGACAGCGAACGCCTGGAGCGCCTGTACCGCGAGGACCAGGGCACCATCTCGCTGCGCCGGCTCGAGATCGCGCGTGCCAGCCTGGAAGCGGCCACCGCGCAGGTTGCCGCAGCCCGCGCCGAGGTCCAGCGTGCGCGCGAGCAGGAGGGCGGCAGCGCCGAAGACAACGCCAAGCTGCGCAGCGCCGCGGCCGCGCTGGAAAAGGCCGAGCTGGACCTGGCCAATACCAGCGTGCGTGCGCGCTCGGCCGGGCTGGTCACCGACCTGCGCACCGAGACCGGCCAGTTTGCTGCCGCGGGCAATCCGGTCATGACGCTGATCACCATCCACGACGTGTGGATCAACGCGGAGATGACCGAGAACAACCTTGGCCACGTGGTGCCCGGTACGCCGGTGGCGATCGTGCTGGATTCGCTGCCGGGGCGGATTTTCACCGGGCGCGTGCGCAGCGTCGGCTACGGCGTCAGCATCGGCGGCCCCCCCACGCCGGCCGGCAGCCTGCCGACGGTGCAGAACAGCCGCGACTGGCTGCGCCCCGCCCAGCGTTTCCCGGTCACGGTGGAGATCGATCCAGGGCAGCTCACGTCGCTGCGCGGCGTACGCGTGGGCGGGCAGGCCGAGGTGATGGCGTTCCCGACGGAGGGCAACCCGCTCAATCCGCTCGGCCGCGCCTTCCTGTACCTGATGAGCTGGCTGTCGTATGTCTACTGACGGGCCCGCGCCGACACCGCCGCCGCCGCCACCTTCGCCCCGCGCACGGCGCGCGCTGCGCCTGGCCAGCGGCACCGCGTTGTGCCTGGCGGCCAGCTTCGGGCTGGGCCTGCCGATTCCGATGCTCGCCCCCGTGCTAGCCATATTCCTGCTGGCCAGCATGAATCGTCCGCTTTCCTTCAAGGCCGGCGTGGGCCTGGCGCTGGTGACGATGCTGACCACCGGCAGCGGCCTGCTGCTGATTCCCTTGCTGCGCCACTACCCGGCGAGCGGCGTGCTGCTGACCGGCCTGTGCCTGTTCCTGGCCTTCCGCTATGGCTTGCGCGGCGGCAACAACCTGGTGTCGACCTTCCTGGTGGTCGGCCTGACCATGATCTCGTCGGCCGGCACCTTTGATTTCGGGCTGGCCGTCACCGTCATCGCTGCGCTGGTCAAGGGGCTGCTGCTGGCGGTGCTGGCGCTGGCGCTCGGGCACTGGCTCTTTCCCGAGCCCGCGGGGACGCCACCGGCGCCGGCGGCCAGCGCGCTGCCGGACGACCGGGCGGCTTGGGTGGCGCTGCGCGCGGCGCTGGTGGTGATGCCCGCCTTCCTGCTCACGATGACCGATCCCACCGTCTACATGCCGATCATCATGAAGGCGGTCAGCCTGGGCCGGCAAAGTTGCACCACCTCCGCACGCAACGCCGGGCGCGAACTGCTGGGCTCGACCCTGCTCGGCGGCCTGCTGGCGATCGCGTTCTGGGGCGCGCTCAGCCTGTTCGTGCACCTGTGGATGTATTTCCTGTGGATGCTGCTGTTCGCGCTGCTGGTGGCGCGCAAGCTCTACGGGCTCAGCCCCACGCGCCTGGCGCCCGGCTTCTGGCTCAATACGCTGGTGACGCTGGTCATCCTGCTGGGGCAGTCGGTGCAGGACAGCGCGGCCGGCAAGGATGTCTATACCGCCTTTATCGTGCGCATGGGGCTGTTTATCGGCGTCACGCTGTACGCGTGGCTGATGATCGAGCTGCTGGACCAGCCGCGTGCGGTGCGCCGGAGGCAGCCACAGTCGTCGCATTAGACGCTTGACATCAATCCACCCAGGGGTTGGCCAAAACGATCCCGGTCCCTTCGAAGTCCTTTCCGTTGCGCGTGGCGAGCGTGGCGCCGTGATGTCTGCAAATGGCAGCAATCTGCGCATCTGCCATGCTGATCGGGCGACCATCGCGCTCCCACTGGGAAACTAGCGCGGCATAGTGCACGGCGGCGCTCTCGTCGAACGGAAGCACCCGCTCGGCAAACTCCTCGTCGAGCATCTTCAGTGCGGCATCCCGCAGCCCGGTCTTGCGGCGCCCGTCAGGCAAGCGCGCGATGCCATACAAGAGCTCGGCAACGGTGACGGCCGTGACGACAAGCAATGCTTCTTCCTGCCGGTCCAGCCAATCGATGACGGCAGGCTCCGCCTGGACCCGCATCAGTTCCGACAAGACGTTGGTGTCGAGGACAATCATTCAGGCAAATCCGCGGAGCGCGGCCGCTCGGTGCGGGAGGGCAGTTCTAATCCAGGATCGGCCAGCACTGCAAAGCGTTGGTGCAATCGGCTTCCCATGCCGCCAGCGCCTGCCCGTTTGCTGAGTGCGCGCCGCAAGATCTCGCGGACCTCTTCTTCCATGGAGCGACCGTGTTGCGCGGCTTCAATCCGCAACCGCGCTTTCAACTCGTCATCGAGGTTTCTGATGGTCAGTGTTGCCATAAGCCCTCCTGCTTGCATTGACAGCAATGCTAGCATGATCGGACGTGCTGTTAAGTCACTTCTTACTGAACGAGGTGCGAGAGACCGCTGGTGCAAACCGCGGCACGGTGGCCGCTGGAGCGTCTTACCCCAGCGCCAGCCCGCCATGCGCGAGCAACTGGCGGAACACTGCCAGCTGGGTAGCGCCGGTCTCGGCCAGCCGGTGGCACACGTGGACATGGGCATCCATGTCGCTGTGGCCGCGCAGGGCGTCCTTGCACTCGCGCTCGGAAATCTCCAGGTGGACCCCCGTCAGGATGGCGCGCCCATAGCCGACGCGCGCGGCCACGATCGCGGGCGGGGTGCCGGCCATGCCCGTGTAGACCGCCAGGACCTGCGTATCGGGGCCGGGCTCGCCCCCGAAATCGAACAGGCAGCCGCCGTGGTAGTGGGTGTAAAGCGAGAGCGGCGTCGGCGTCAGGTGATCGGTGGTGCGGATCTCCACGGCGGCGGCGGTGCGCGGCGTGCCGTCGTACAGGCGTCCGCCGGTGAGGTCCGGCAACGAGCCGACCGCCACCGCATCGACAAAGCGCAACTCGCGCTTGCCGCAGATCGCCCCTGAAGTGCCGGCGTGAAAGGCAAGTTCCCGGCAGGCGTAGTAGGCGCCGGCGCAGATGCCGAGGTAGACGCCGCCCCGTTCGACAAAGCTGCGGATGCGCGCGTTGGGTGCGCCGTTGAGCGCCGCGCAGTAGGGCAGGTCGGCGCCGCCGGGCATCACGAACATCACCGCGTCGTCGAACAGCGTGGGGTCGTGGCGGATATCGTCGGCCATGACCGCGCGGATTTCGTAGGCGCCGGCCTGCAGCTGGTGGCCGATGGTGCGCATCAGGCAGGCGGTCCAGTCGGAGGCGCCGGCGTCGACATACGTCAGGATCTGGGGTTTGGACATGCTGGTCGTGGCGATTTGCTCGGGGTGGCGCAGGCAACGCGTGCCCTTGGTTTAATGCCGTTCAGTTAAGGTATCAAGCCCTACCGTCATTCCCGCCTTCGCGGGAACGACTGTGGTTAACTGAACAGCATTAGTGCCCTTGGTTTGCTTTCTACCTTAGTTTGCGCGCTGGCGCAGTACCGGCTTTCCTGGGGATTGCCCGCGCCGCCATGGTTTCACTGACGGCTTCGCGCACGCATTCCGCCAGCAGCGCCGCCGCGCGCGTCTGGCCGGTGCCGGCCTGCGCGATCACCAGCGGCTGGCGCACGGTTTCCTCCAGGATCGGCTTTTCCACCACGCTGGCCGACTGGCCGGAGGCGGGCACCTGCGTGATCAGCAGCGCGCATCCCAGCCCGTTCGCCACCATGCTGCGCGCCAGCTCCAGCGACGTGGCGCGGTAGCGCACCTCCGGCTGCAGGCCGAATTGCCAGAACGGCGCCATCAGGAATTCGCGGCTGTGCGGCAGGTCGATCAGGATCAGCGGCTCGCGCGCCAGCGCCTGCAGCGAGATCGCGGCCTTGCCGCGGGCCAGCTTCGATGCGGCCGGCACCAGCCCGTAGGGCCGCAGTTCGGCCAGTACTTCGCGGCCGATCTCGGCAGGCAGCCCCACGTCGTAGGTCAGGGCCAGTTCGATCTGGCCGCTGTGCAGCCAGTCTTCCAGCTGGGCCAGGTCGCCTTCGACAAAGCGCACCGCCAGCCTGGGATAGCGCTCGCGCGCCAGGCGCAGTACCGCCGGCAGGTAGGCCGGCGCCAGCGTGCGGAATACGCCGATGCGCACCTCGCCGGCGTCGCCTTCGCCACGCTTGTCAATCTCGAATGCCGTCGCCGCGCCCAGGATCTGGCGCGCTTGCGCGAGCTTGCGCGCGCCGAAGCGGGTCAGGGCCAGCTTCGTGCCCGCGTCGCGGGCGAACAGGGCGTCGTCGAACAAGGCTTCCAGCTCCCGGATGGCGACCGAAATGGAAGGCTGCGACACGTTCAGCAGCCGTGCCGCAGCCGTGGTGCTGCCGGTTTCCGCCGTGGCGGCGAAGTAGCGCAGCAGGCGCAGCGAGACGCGCGAGGAGCCCGAGGAGCCCGAGGAGGGGGGCAGCGATGGCATTAAAAAAGCCTATAAGTGCTAATCGAAATCAATATTTTACTTGATAGCCTGCGCTGCGCAGAATCGCTCCACAAGCCCTGGAGGAGCAAGACTGATGACGCAATCCAACCTGCCCGATTTGCCCGACCTGCCGCTGACCGGCCTGCGCGTGATCGATTTCTCGCGCGTGCTGGCCGGCCCCTATTGCACCGCGCTGCTCGGCGACCTCGGCGCCGAGGTGATCAAGGTCGAGCCGCCCGGCGGCGACGACTATCGCGCGGTGGGTCCCTTCGCCGGCGGCAAGAGCGGCCTGTTCTGCGCGATGAACCGCAACAAGCAGAGCATCGTGATCGACCTGAAGACGGAGGACGGCCTGGCTGTCGCCCGCGCGCTGTGCCGCGGTGCCGACGTGGTGGTGGAAAACTTCCGCCCCGGCGTGGCCGACAAGCTTGGCATCGGCTACGCCGCGCTGCGCGAACTGAACCCCTCGCTGGTCTATGCCAGCGTGTCGGGCTTCGGCCAGACCGGCCCGGAATCGCACCGCCCGGCCTACGACATCATCCTGCAGGCGATGTGCGGGCTGATGGACGCCACCGGCGCGCCCGACGGCGCGCCGACCATGCTTGGCGAAGCCGTGTCCGATGCGGTCAGCGGCCTGTTCGCCTCGTGGGGCGTGCTGGCCGCGCTGCTGGCGCGCGAGAAGACAGGGCGCGGCACGCATGTCGATGTGTCGATGTTCGATGCCACGCTCAGCCTCAGCGCCACGCTGGTCGCGCGCTACGCGGCCACCGGGCTGGCGCCGCGGCGCGTGGGCAACCGCCACCCGTCGTCGGCGCCGTTTGGCGCCTACCGCGCCGCGGATGGCTTCTACGTGGTCGCGGTGCTGAACAACAAGCTGTTCCAGGCGCTTGCCGACGCCATCGGCCGGCCCGCGATGGCGCACGACCCGCGCTTTGCCGATGACGAGACGCGCTGCCGCTTCGAGTCCGACCTGCGCGCCATGCTGGAAAACTGGTCGGCCACGCGCACGGTGGCGGAGGTGAACGCAGCGCTCGGCGCCGCCGGCATCCCGGTCGCACCGATCCGCAATGTCAAGGAAGCGCTGGAAAGCGAGCACGCGGCGCATCGCCGCCTGCTGACCGAGGTGCCCGACACGGACGGCGGCACCGTGCGCCTGCCGTCGCAGCCGGTCAAGTTCTCCGCGTACGGCACCAACCGCGTGACGCCCGCGCCGGCACTGGGCCAGCACACCGGGGCCATCCTGGCCGCGCCCGATTTCAGTAATTTCAATAAGGAGAAGCAACATGCATAAGCGCATGGGCGTCGAAGCGGAAGACCTGGAGATCGCCGACGCGATCGGCCGCTTCGCGCAGAGCGAACTGGCCCCGCACGCTGCCGAAGTGGATCGCGCCGAAACCTCCACCACGCGCTAC
This genomic interval from Cupriavidus oxalaticus contains the following:
- a CDS encoding BPL-N domain-containing protein, translating into MSKPQILTYVDAGASDWTACLMRTIGHQLQAGAYEIRAVMADDIRHDPTLFDDAVMFVMPGGADLPYCAALNGAPNARIRSFVERGGVYLGICAGAYYACRELAFHAGTSGAICGKRELRFVDAVAVGSLPDLTGGRLYDGTPRTAAAVEIRTTDHLTPTPLSLYTHYHGGCLFDFGGEPGPDTQVLAVYTGMAGTPPAIVAARVGYGRAILTGVHLEISERECKDALRGHSDMDAHVHVCHRLAETGATQLAVFRQLLAHGGLALG
- a CDS encoding FitA-like ribbon-helix-helix domain-containing protein, translating into MATLTIRNLDDELKARLRIEAAQHGRSMEEEVREILRRALSKRAGAGGMGSRLHQRFAVLADPGLELPSRTERPRSADLPE
- a CDS encoding CaiB/BaiF CoA transferase family protein produces the protein MTQSNLPDLPDLPLTGLRVIDFSRVLAGPYCTALLGDLGAEVIKVEPPGGDDYRAVGPFAGGKSGLFCAMNRNKQSIVIDLKTEDGLAVARALCRGADVVVENFRPGVADKLGIGYAALRELNPSLVYASVSGFGQTGPESHRPAYDIILQAMCGLMDATGAPDGAPTMLGEAVSDAVSGLFASWGVLAALLAREKTGRGTHVDVSMFDATLSLSATLVARYAATGLAPRRVGNRHPSSAPFGAYRAADGFYVVAVLNNKLFQALADAIGRPAMAHDPRFADDETRCRFESDLRAMLENWSATRTVAEVNAALGAAGIPVAPIRNVKEALESEHAAHRRLLTEVPDTDGGTVRLPSQPVKFSAYGTNRVTPAPALGQHTGAILAAPDFSNFNKEKQHA
- a CDS encoding LysR substrate-binding domain-containing protein; the encoded protein is MPSLPPSSGSSGSSRVSLRLLRYFAATAETGSTTAAARLLNVSQPSISVAIRELEALFDDALFARDAGTKLALTRFGARKLAQARQILGAATAFEIDKRGEGDAGEVRIGVFRTLAPAYLPAVLRLARERYPRLAVRFVEGDLAQLEDWLHSGQIELALTYDVGLPAEIGREVLAELRPYGLVPAASKLARGKAAISLQALAREPLILIDLPHSREFLMAPFWQFGLQPEVRYRATSLELARSMVANGLGCALLITQVPASGQSASVVEKPILEETVRQPLVIAQAGTGQTRAAALLAECVREAVSETMAARAIPRKAGTAPARKLR